A region from the Carassius carassius chromosome 33, fCarCar2.1, whole genome shotgun sequence genome encodes:
- the LOC132113751 gene encoding mitochondrial import receptor subunit TOM5 homolog has translation MFKIEGLGPKMDPEEMKKKMREDVITSVRNFLIYVAVLRVTPYVLKKLDSI, from the exons atgtttaaaattgaGGGACTTGGGCCAAAGATGGACCCGgaggagatgaagaaaaaaatgcgCGAGGATGTCATCACGTCTGTTCGTAATTTTTTGATTTATGTCGCGGTTCTGCGAGTCA CACCCTATGTTTTGAAGAAGCTGGACAGCATATGA
- the LOC132113749 gene encoding glyoxylate reductase/hydroxypyruvate reductase-like, which yields MYRMSTQQTLKVFVTRRIPQEGMQILQKAGICNLSVWDSDEPVPRAELLQGVAGAHGLLCLLSDKIDAEVLDAAGPNLKVISTLSVGFDHLAIDEIKKRGIRVGYTPDVLTDATAELTVALLLATCRRLPEGVEEVKNGGWSTWKPLWLCGYGLSGSTVGVIGLGRIGLAIARRLKPFGVKRLLYTGRHPKPQAQEIDGEYVLLDTLVRESDFVVVSCSLTPDTQGLCDKTFFSKMKKTAIFINTSRGAVVNQEDLFGALSSGQIAAAGLDVTTPEPLPTDHPLLTLKNCVVLPHIGSATYSTRGVMSELTANNLLAGLTGSEMPTELKL from the exons ATGTACAGGATGAGCACGCAGCAGACGCTGAAAGTGTTCGTCACGAGACGCATTCCGCAGGAGGGCATGCAAATACTCCAAAAAGCCGGGAT TTGTAATCTGTCTGTTTGGGACTCTGATGAGCCTGTGCCCCGGGCAGAGCTCCTTCAGGGGGTGGCAGGTGCTCATGGGCTTCTCTGTTTACTCTCAGACAAAATTGATGCTGAGGTCTTGGATGCGGCTG GACCCAATTTGAAAGTGATCAGCACTCTTTCTGTGGGATTTGACCATCTTGCCATAGATGAGATAAAGAAACG AGGGATAAGAGTAGGCTATACTCCCGATGTTTTGACAGATGCTACTGCTGAGCTGACAGTGGCTCTGCTCTTGGCCACATGCCGACGTCTTCCCGAGGGTGTAGAGGAGGTGAAAAA TGGCGGCTGGAGTACATGGAAGCCTCTGTGGCTGTGTGGTTATGGTCTTTCGGGCAGTACTGTTGGTGTGATTGGTTTGGGCCGCATAG GTTTGGCCATTGCAAGGCGACTAAAGCCTTTTGGAGTGAAGAGACTGCTGTACACAGGCAGACATCCCAAACCTCAGGCTCAAGAGATTGATGGGGAATATG TGCTTTTAGATACTCTGGTGAGAGAGAGTGATTTTGTGGTGGTGTCTTGTTCTTTGACTCCTGACACTCAAGGCCTTTGTGACAAAACCTTCTTCAGCAAGATGAAGAAAACGGCAATCTTCATCAACACCAGCAG AGGGGCGGTTGTGAATCAAGAGGACTTGTTTGGAGCCCTCAGCAGTGGTCAGATTGCAGCAGCGGGGCTTGATGTTACAACCCCTGAACCTCTGCCCACCGACCATCCACTGCTGACCCTTAAAAACTGTG TGGTTCTCCCTCACATCGGCAGTGCCACCTACTCCACACGTGGTGTCATGAGCGAACTGACGGCAAACAACTTGCTGGCAGGCCTGACAGGCTCTGAAATGCCCACTGAGTTGAAACTGTAG